Part of the Pirellulales bacterium genome is shown below.
ATAAACCAAGCGCACCGGCTCTTTCAAATCGCTTTCGTTGCGGGCCGCCGAAATACCGACAATTTTATCTTCGGAAACGAGCTCGGCGATTTTTTCTTCCACCGCGTCGCGATTCTGCTGGAACGGCACTTCGTTCACAACAATGCGAAAACGTCCCTTGCCGTGTTCTTCAATCCGACTGCGGGCACGTAGCGTAATGGTGCCGCGGCCGGAGTGATAGGCGCGGCGAATGCCGCTGCGCCCCATGACCGTGCCGCCGGTGGGGAAATCAGGCCCGGGGCAAATTTCCAGCAGTTGATCGATCGAAACGCCCGGCTCGTCGATCACGCGGATAAGGCAATCGCATACTTCGTTGAGATTGTGCGGCGGAATGCTGGTCGCCATGCCCACCGCGATGCCGCCGGAGCCATTCACCAACAAATTCGGCAATTTCGAGGGCAACACGGTCGGCTCGGTGCGCCGTTCGTCATAGGTGGGCACATAATCGACCGTGTCGAGTTCTAAATCGTCCAACAAAATTGCCGCGTGCTGCGACATGCGGGCTTCGGTATATCGCATGGCTGCTGGAGGCAGGCCGGCAATGGAGCCAAAGTTGCCTTGCTTGTCGACCAGCACGTAGCGCATGTTCCATTCCTGGGCCATGCGCACCAGCGTAGGATAAATCACGCTTTCGCCGTGGGGATGATAATTGCCGCTGGTGTCGCCGGAAATTTTTGCGCACTTCACGCGGCTGGCGCCGGGCGTAAGATTCAAATCGTTCATGGCCACCAAAATGCGGCGCTGCGAGGGCTTTAATCCATCGCGCGCGTCGGGCAAAGCACGACTGACGATCACGCTCATCGCATAGGTCAGGTAGCTTTCTTTCAACTCCTGTTCGATGGGCAGCTCGATCACCTTTCCCTGGGGTGGCAAGTCCCCTGCGCCAGCGGTCCCCGCTCCACCATTGTTCTGGGGAGGTGTCAAGTCGTCCGGTCCGTCGGTTTCGTTTCCGTCTGTCGACACAGGTCAATCCTTTCGTAGCGAATTATGCGATCGAATTCTGAAATATTCGCGCCCGGGGATATTTTGGCGCGAATTTTTCTTGGGCGACAAAATCTGACAATTCCCGACAGCACCCTCCCGGCAACGCGCGAAAAATTCCCAGCGCTGCGGAGTAAAACTGGTCACCGATTTGTCTGGGTTTGCGTTCACGGGAATGAATTGTTGATCGATTGTTGGGGTATTTGTTGGACTGCGTTTGGCACGTGCGATGTGGGGGAGGTGGCCCAAGCCAGCATCGCAAAGCATCGTCTTTACAGTGTCTTTGCTGCGTCTTCTCAGTGACCGCTTTCGGCCGCGGGCACAAAGAGTAAATATACCCGATTTTACCCCCTTTCACAATGAGCAAAATGGGCCACGCATCGAATCGCAAAGTCATATGAAACAATGACTTACAACTGCACAATCGGATTCATTTCCGCCGTCCAAACTGCGCTCCCCAAGACCAGCGATCACACCGCCGAAGCGGACTTCAAATTATCCGCGCTCATCGCACGCAACCACCCAAAAGTGTTGTTTAATTTTATTAAACTATAGTTACATTTTATTTAGATCAGAATTTTAATGCGTTTGCGGTGTGCAGAGGTCATCTAAGAGCCCCTTCATGAAAACCGAGACCGAAGCACAGCCTCCGCTGGAGCAACTGGACGATGCCGATCGCGAGTTTGTGATTCGCTTCGTGCTGGCTTCCGGTTCACTGAAAGACGTGGCCGAAGGGTACGGCGTGAGTTACCCCACGATTCGCACTCGGCTCGATCGGCTGATCAAGCGGCTGGAAGAATTGCGCCGCGGGCAACCGCTCGATCCGCTCAAAGAGTTGCTGGCCGGCATGGTGGCGAAAGGGGAAATCAGTGCCCTGGCGGCGCGGCGCGTGCTGGCGGTACATCAAAAAGAAATTCAACAAGCACAGGAGACGTAAAATGGTCGAACCATGGTTTGAACCGATTACTATCGGCGCTTGGTATGGCGCAATTGTCGGAAGTTTGGGAGGTCTTTTGGGCGGCACGCTGGGTTCGTTCGGAGGCTTGTTGGTCAGGCGCGGCCGTGGGCGAACATGGATCATGGGCATGTTTTATTGCTGCATCATCTTGGGCATTTGCCAGTTGTTATTCGGGGCCTATGCCATCTTCGCTGGGCAACCGTGGGACATTTGGTTTGGACCGATCTTGGGTGGTTTTATTTTCACAACGGTATTTGGATGTTTGACGCCGGTAATGCACATGCAATACCGCCAAGCGGAAGAGCGCCGGCTGGACGCCGAGGCGCTGCGGAACGGTTGATCGTCGGCTTGGAAATGCGTGAGCGATGCTGTTGCAGTCTGCCTATGCCGCTCGGCGCAAAATCCCATCTTCTTCACGCTGCTGTTCGATTGTCTGCAATCGCTGGGCGCGCTTGATGAGTAGCAGGCCGATGGCCAGGGCTAATAGAAATTTTGGCAGGAAACTGAGCAGAACATACTGATTAATTGGCCAATAAAGCGCTAATCCCATCATCACCGTTCCATTGCCAGGCCGAGTAGGCCCAGCATATTGAACGAAGAACATCCCGGCCCAAATAGCGATCAACAGACAGGCTGCCAATGACCAGCGATAACTTCGGGCATTGCGGCGCGCGATGCGGCACATGAACAGCGCCAACACAAGCGGCGGCAGAATTGTCCAAATCCAAGCGACTACGGCCATGAGCAGATTAATTAGCAATGGATGCTGGTTATAAAAGGCAAAAGTGGCAGCAGAATCGTCCGCACCGCCCTGGAAGATCCAGATTAATCCTTGGCCAATAAAATACGTCGCAAAGAAAATTGCGGTCACTAAAAGCATTGCGAGCGGCAATGGCAGTGCGACGAACGTAAAAATGGGATGCCGGCCCAAGAAGCTGCGGTTGCGGTATTGCTGGGCGGCGAAAGCGGCGAGTTGAGCGGGATCGCCCAGGCGCTGCTGGAAATTCAGGATGTTGCTCGGAGCGGCGATACCATCGCCGGCTTTATGGTCGGCGGCGCGACCACCGGTCGCGGCTTTATAACTGGCGTCATCAGCGGTCGCGGCTTTATAAGTTGAGGTGCCTGTATTTTCGGACGAGTCCATGTCCGTGCTCCTTTCATCCTGAAGGTCTACGAGGTGATCGTCCCATTCGGCCAGCAGGCGCTGGATGTAGGCGCGCGGCAATTTGTGCCGCTTGAGCTCCGCAATCAACTGTTCACGCGCCGGCTGGTTTTCCATGTTTTCCACCGAGTATTTCGCTGACGGGTTCGCCGCTTAAAACCTGGTTCACGGCGCCTACGATGCTGCGCCAGGCAGCCGTGCTGCCAGCCAACCGTTTACGTCCGGCGGCGGTCGGGCGATAAACCACGCGACTGCGGCCATTCACCGTTTCGCGGCGGCTGGCTAAAAATTCGTCTTTTTCCAATCGGTGCAGCACCGGATAAATGCACCCTTCGCCGAATTCCAGCACTTGGCCCGTCGATTGCTCAATGGCCTGCACAAGCTCGTAACCGTGCATCGGTCGGCGTGCCAGCAGTTGCAATAGCAGCAACTCCGGCACGCCATTGAGAAAATC
Proteins encoded:
- a CDS encoding DUF2089 family protein, yielding MKTETEAQPPLEQLDDADREFVIRFVLASGSLKDVAEGYGVSYPTIRTRLDRLIKRLEELRRGQPLDPLKELLAGMVAKGEISALAARRVLAVHQKEIQQAQET
- a CDS encoding helix-turn-helix transcriptional regulator; its protein translation is MPKHTAKNTNPDFLNGVPELLLLQLLARRPMHGYELVQAIEQSTGQVLEFGEGCIYPVLHRLEKDEFLASRRETVNGRSRVVYRPTAAGRKRLAGSTAAWRSIVGAVNQVLSGEPVSEILGGKHGKPAGA